DNA from Globicephala melas chromosome 5, mGloMel1.2, whole genome shotgun sequence:
CTGGTGGCCGCCGGCCGGCACGCAGCAGGTGCGACCTGGCGCCCGGCATCCCCAGGGCGGgacgggggcgggtgggggcccATCCCGGGACAGCCCCCTAACCGAGTCTGTCCTCCCCGCAGGGGCGCCTGTGGTCACCGAACTGCGCTGCCAGTGCCTGCAGACCGTGCAGGGGATTCACCTCAAGAACATCCAGAGCGTGAAGATGACGCCCCCGGGACCCCACTGCGGCCAAACGGAAGTCGTGTAAGTGCCGCCGCTGTTGCTGTGCTTGTCACCCCCTCCTTCCCGACGACCCCAGCCCGACCCCCAGCCCGACCTCACGTGgattctcccttctctctgcagAGCCACTCTCAAGGCTGGTCAGGAAGTTTGCCTCAACCCTGAAGCTCCCATggttaaaaaaatcatcaacaagATGCTAAACAAGTGAGTTATGGATTTTATTCCCACTTGCAACTAGAGCCATTGGTCACAAATACTGGCATCTACCTCCTgaaaaaattattagagaaacgtaTGGTTTAGTTGCAGGACTgaaaatcattattatttccCCGTTAAATTTGATGTGCTCTGTGTCAGAAGGGTATTTCCAGGGCTCTCTGTCCTTATCCCCCTCTCCATCCCTATTCAAATGAGTGTGGGTATGTTCCTAAAAGATAAAGTAGATTTAGCCAGGGATGGTAAAATGCTTCGGACCCATTAAGGAACAAACATTGTTTACCTCCATTCCTCAATGGTTTCTACCTGAATGTGGAACCTCTGGTTTTGGGCAA
Protein-coding regions in this window:
- the LOC115864322 gene encoding growth-regulated alpha protein-like — encoded protein: MARAATPAAARLLRAALLLLVLVAAGRHAAGAPVVTELRCQCLQTVQGIHLKNIQSVKMTPPGPHCGQTEVVATLKAGQEVCLNPEAPMVKKIINKMLNKGSTN